Genomic DNA from Melospiza georgiana isolate bMelGeo1 chromosome 3, bMelGeo1.pri, whole genome shotgun sequence:
CAGGCATCAGCCGCAtcatctctgctgctgaaaaaaTCACCCCTAAGTGCAGGAGCGGGGGAACATAAACCCGCATAGATCACATTGTCTCCCATAAAATATTGCACCCCGCTGCACCCCAGCATAACGAGAAAACTGGATTTATAGCCGCGACTGAGGAAGAGCTTTTTTCAGAGACCGAACCTCCCCATTGCCGACATCCATACATTCCCTGCTACAGACTTTTAACGGGACCTCAGAGAAATTTTGCGGACACCCGCAAACGCACAGAGGCGCTAATCCAGACCCAGATTACATCAAATTAGGACACTGCCCGCACAATACTCCCACTGATTGAAATTTCAGCCAGCATTTGAAACCTGGACACGATCTTTGCTGATCTACACATTTTTCTATGCCGCTTGAAGTCAAATCGTGTTCTCGGTTTATTTTTAACAAGAAAATCATTCCAAAAAAGATTAAAAGAGACCAAAAATGAAGTTATAAAGCAGTTTGCAAGTTCTGAGAACATTTTAAGCACATAACACGTTCGGCTTCTAGCAAAGATGGACGGCGAAGGTGCAAGCTGCAAGAGTCCTGAGCTCTTTTGATGGGGCAAAATGGCAAGTAGCCTGCCTGACTCTTTGGCCACCCGGTGCTtacaggaaaggaaattaaaaagaaataaagaaaaatgagaggaaTAGAGAAATCCCTTTCCCAGCATCCCGCAGGCGCCGGAAAGGCGTTTGCAGCCCAGTGTCCGTGCCGGACCCCGGAGCGGGGTCTGGCCACCCTCGGTTTGCCCACCCGCCCTGGGGACGAGGTGGGGGAGAGGGGGCCGCTTTTTGTCCTCCGGGGCAGGCGGGAGAAGAGGCCGCAGCCTGCGGGGCCGTGCCCTCGGGGAGCAGGTGGGCGAGCTCTCCGCTCCCTCAGGGCCGCACGGCCCGTCCTGCCCCGTGCCCTGAGCTCTCCGCTCCCTCAGGGCCGCACGGCCcgtcctgcccctgccctcgGCTCTCCGCTTCCGCAGGCCCGCACGGCCCGTCTTGCCCCGTGCCCTGAGCTCTCCGCTCCCTCAGGGCCGCACCGCCCGTGCTGCCCCGTGCCCTGAGCTCTCCGCTCCCTCAGGGCCGCACCGCCCGTCCTGCCCCGTGCCCTGAGCTCTCCGCTCCCTCAGGGCCCGCACGGCCCGTCCTGCCCCATGCCCTGAGCTCTCCGCTTCCCTCAGGGCCCGCACGGCCCGTCCTGCTCCGTACCCTCGGCTCTCCGCTCCCGCAGGGCCCGCACGGCCCGTCCTGCCCCGTACCCTCGGCTCTCCGCTCCCGCAGGGCCGCACCGCCCGTCCTGCCCCGTGCCCTGAGCTCTCCGCTCCCTCAGGGCCCGCACcgcccctgctgcccctgccctcgGCTCTCCGCTCCCGCAGGGCCCGCACCGCCCGTCCTGCCCCTGCCTTCGGCTCTCCGCTCCCTCAGGGCCCGCACCGCCcgtcctgcccctgccctcgGCTCTCCGCTCCCGCAAGGCACTTCGGCCGCCCGTGGCGTTCAGCGCTTCCCGGACCGGGCCGCAAGGGCCCCGACCGGGCCAAGCCGGGCAGGGTGGCGGGGCTCCGGCCAGCCATCACCGCCTGCCCCGGCATCCCCGCCAGGGCGCCCGCTCTGCTCCCCTCGGGACTGAGCCCGAAAACACCCCGCGGGCGAGTGAAGCAGCCATACGCCGAGCTAGATTTctaaattttattataaaataaaagcagaaatattttccaaagaATGTATTCACATAATATAAACAATAAACAAAACTAAGGTGAGTGACTTGCGGTTGATACTGTCATTTAGGTCTAAACTTGAGCAGCaattcctgttttccttttaaaaccCGCTCCAGCCCGCGTTGCACACCGAGGGGAAAATCTACCTCTGCCTTCCTTCGGGCCGGAGCCGGGCCATCATTTCCTTTCCCACCCAGCAAATGGCGAAAGCACCACATGGACAAGGCCAAAGAAGCTGTCTCTCTGCATAGCATCAGCTACAAGAAGGTTACAGAGTCTGCCTAGAGCGCGTGTTGCTGCTATATCTTGACTACGACTTTTGTATTCTTAGTTGAAATTGTACATCGTACACCTGCCACGGATACATAGCTACAATAGAATAACGGGAGCGATGTGTAACTTTCAAACAGGCATGGCAAGAGCAGCCTTGCGTTCCCCTTTCTTccccacccccccaaaaaaataaaaatattacgATGTGCCTCTTCCCACACAGACCGGCCCGATCGAGTGACAACACTGAGAGATTTGTGAAGTTAAGGCTGGAATGAGCTGCTACACCGATCAGCCTTACAGCCTGCCGTGAAAATCACGGCTCCTGTCCCACAGTCCTTACACGCCCGAAAACGCCTGTAAGCAACCCTTAAGGCTTTTCACAATATCAGCTACCCACAGCGGAGTCCACTACCTTGCAAACCTGCAGCCAGCCTGCTGCCAAGGGCACAACACTTCCACTAAGGTGTTTGCTTTCAAAGTCCCTGGTaagattaaaggaaaaaaaaaataataggaaaaattGAGGAAAGGAGGGCTGGCGCAAAGGAGTGAGCGTGTACACGGTTTTAAGAGCCCAGATCGACCAAGTTAGATGACATGGGGTTGAGAATGGAGTCCTGCAAGCTGTGGTGGTGCATGGGGTCGGCGCTGGGCACGGGGATGGCgctggggccctgggggtggcccAGGCcgtgcagaggctgcagcccggggttggagctgagcagcagcgCGGGGCTGGAGGAGGTGTGATCCGGGGTCCCTGACGGCGTCTTCTCGTCCTCTGAGCTCCCCAAAACTGTCTTATTCCCGTTCATTGACGCCGAGAGCGGGTTGTGGCTGTTGGAGTTGGAATTCTCGTTGTTTTCCCTATAGGAAACACAAAAGAGGGAGGGAAATCACCATGTGGCCGTCGCTCCGGGTGCGCACCGCGGgagcgggggcggcggggggctGGCTCCGGGGAGCAGCGAGCGGAGGGGAGCAGCGCAAAAACTCTGGGTTTAAAAACTCTGCCAGCCTCCGAGGCCTCTTCATCTGGCACTTAGGTCTAAGGTCCGCTGAGCTTGTAAACAGTCTCCCACCGGCCCAGCGGAAAGTGTCACTTTGCCAAACCGTAATTTTCTGCGTCCAAAGAGTTTGCACAGCGTGAGGAGGGGGgcggaagggaagggaagaagactttatttaaaaaaacaaacaaataaaaaaaaaaaaaaacaaattttttaactttaaaactGCCCTAGGAGCTGAAGAGATGTTCAGCCATGATTTCTCCTGACGAGGCCGAAGCCTGTCgagctgcaggcaggatggctccgTGCAGCCCCGGGCTCACATCAGGAGGGAAAGTCTTTTCCTTAAGTAACTGGACATGGTTTCTTTTCCCCCTCGCCCTGAGCTTCAAGCTCAAAACATAGCCCAATATGGACGATAAGGAAAGCGAGCAGAGTTAACCCGTGCTTTCCTCTAGGGAAATGCTCGGCACGGCCACCGCTGCTCCCCCGTCCCGTCCCCGGGCGGCGTGGGCGCAGCCGGGACGGCCTCGCACGGCTCCGCGGCGGGACAGCCCGCACCACCGGAGCGCTGCGACAAAGGCTCCGAAAGGCAGGACCTGGTTTCGAAATTCATCACCGGGTGAATACCAAGAAATCGCTGGAGGCGGGCCAAGCCCTTGCagatatatctatatatttatatatctatatatggggttttttttcggTAACGTGAGTGGCAAGAGGGGGTCGGGGCTGCCGTCTAGGCAAGGCTTCCTCGGCCCGCATAGCTCTCGTAGAAATACTTTAAACACCGTTCTGCCTGAACTACTGACGGCAGTGCAAGCCTATTTGAAAGCTTCTGCGGAAGTTTTGTAACACGCTCTCTGGCAGAGGGGCCCTATCCTGCAGGATTTGGTCGGGAGAAGTTAAGGTATAGCACGGACGGATTTTCCTCACTAAGGGCTGCATGATGTGGCTGGAGACACTTAgtgccagaaaaataaatatagacaAGAAAGCTCTGTTTGAACAGGTTTGCTTGAGTGGATGGCAATCCCATGAACGGTCTGTTTTCCAACGGTCTGTTTTCTAATATTAGGTTGAGTGTATTTTTCAATgtcaaaaatattatttgtgtCTGGagacttttaaaatttgattcctcggggaaaataaaaaaaggtatGGAATAAGTGTAACCTTCATTTCCTTTGGATATTTGAAGGTGAGTCCCTGCTATCAGCAATAAAAAGGATCTCTAACATCTCGTAAAACCAACACTTGTGAGGATTTGAAGGAAAATTAAAGCGCTAGCACAGTTTCGGGAAATGGATAGAGCAAATCTGTGCCCGAATCTGTCGGGCTGCACAGCAGGGCGGCCGCGGCGCTGCCCGTTTCCAAAACACGGTTGGCAGAAACCAAAGATAGAAAGAATTCTCCTCCGAGGCACGGATCTACAGGATTCTGACCCGCTAATTAACCCGCAGAGCATGCGATCATACGATTGCCTGTACGGATCGGGCAGTTCAGTGAGCTAGTGAACGCAGTAAGAGGGCCCTTTTTGCCTCTTCGAACCGTCTTCCTAAGGCACAGGGACTGCTGACAGAAAAATCTGCCCGAATAGCCAGGGATGTAGGCATTAACCTCCTCCCGGCGATTAATGGTCCCTTCACTCCACATAACGTGAGAAACACAAAAACACAGCTGCAGAATCGTATTCGGCCTACGAACACACACCTATTGACGTGCGTTCATGAGCACCTTGCTGGGCAGCGAGTAAGACCTGCAAGGTCATGAGCGAGGCAGGAAGTGGCTCCCCTCAGACCTTGTCCAGGTCTCCAGGAGCCCAGGACAGAGGATGTATTTGCTCAGACCGACGCTCAGACCCACGCGTTGCCGGCTGCCCCTTCCTGCCCCGGGGTACCCTCACGGACACGCTCTGAGCCCTGCGGGGCGCGGAGCCCtcgggccccgccgccgccacccCCGGCCTCTCCCGACGGGCCGCGGCCCCGCACGGGCACCTCCGGCCGCGGCTCCTGGAGGCGGCAGCGCTGCTCGACCGGGGCTCGCCGCAGGCCGTGTGAGGCCTCCCCGGCAGCCGGGGCTGTTCGGGGAGCGGGCCGTCGGCGGGGAACGGGTCTCGGCCGCCTCTCCCGGAGCTACTTTTGGCGCCCAGACGCCTTCACCGAGCCCCCAGCTCGCTGGCCTCTGGTTCTCTGGGTGCCCCCGAGGCGGAGAGCCCCCGTCCCCTCCCGGCGGGCCTTCCGcagccggggccggggcagatAGAGAGACCCGGGGTGAGCACCGGGGTCGGGGAGCCGCGGGCGCCGGGGGAAGCCGTGGGAAGCCGTGGGAAGCCGTACCTTTCCTTGGCCTCGGCGGCACGGTCCCGCTGCCGGCGGTTCTTGAACCAGTTGCTGACTTGGGTGGTGGTGAGGCCGGTGGCCTCGGCCAGCTCCCGCTTCTCGCGGGGGGACGGGTAGGGGTTGTGCGCGTACC
This window encodes:
- the SIX2 gene encoding homeobox protein SIX2 yields the protein MSMLPTFGFTQEQVACVCEVLQQGGNIERLGRFLWSLPACEHLHKNESVLKAKAVVAFHRGNFRELYKILESHQFSAHNHPKLQQLWLKAHYIEAEKLRGRPLGAVGKYRVRRKFPLPRSIWDGEETSYCFKEKSRSVLREWYAHNPYPSPREKRELAEATGLTTTQVSNWFKNRRQRDRAAEAKERENNENSNSNSHNPLSASMNGNKTVLGSSEDEKTPSGTPDHTSSSPALLLSSNPGLQPLHGLGHPQGPSAIPVPSADPMHHHSLQDSILNPMSSNLVDLGS